A genomic segment from Streptomyces sp. NBC_00237 encodes:
- a CDS encoding S1 family peptidase, which produces MRTRRTAALATLFLLSSLGLGAAPAGAAPVPAADPTPLAGASLYAQDSALRGELGADSAGTYVDAKTGGLVVTVTSERAAAKVRAAGGTARVVARSAARLAGAVAVLEERAKIAGTSWGLDPRTNQIAVEADRTVSARDLARLRKVADSLGGAVRIARVPGVLKKEIIGGDAIYGGGYRCSSAFNVKKGTATYFVTAGHCTNAAASWSATSGGPVVGAREGTSFPTNDYGLVRFTDGSSPGGTVNKYNGSAQDISSAADAVVGQSLQKSGSTTKLTSGKVTAVNVTVNYGDGPVYGMVRTTACSAGGDSGGAHFAGGVALGIHSGSSGCTGTAGSAIHQPVKEALSVYGVSVY; this is translated from the coding sequence ATGCGCACCAGACGTACCGCAGCCCTCGCGACCCTCTTCCTCCTCTCCTCGCTCGGCCTCGGCGCCGCTCCCGCCGGGGCCGCGCCCGTGCCCGCCGCCGACCCCACGCCCCTCGCCGGGGCCTCGCTGTACGCCCAGGACTCCGCGCTGAGGGGCGAGTTGGGGGCCGACAGTGCCGGAACGTACGTCGACGCGAAGACCGGTGGGCTGGTCGTCACCGTGACCAGTGAGCGCGCCGCCGCGAAGGTGCGCGCGGCCGGGGGGACCGCGCGGGTCGTGGCCCGGAGTGCGGCTCGACTCGCCGGTGCCGTAGCGGTTCTGGAGGAGCGGGCGAAGATCGCCGGGACGTCCTGGGGGCTTGATCCCCGTACCAACCAGATAGCGGTCGAGGCAGACCGGACCGTCTCCGCGCGGGACCTGGCGCGGCTGCGGAAGGTCGCCGACTCGCTCGGCGGTGCGGTGCGGATCGCCCGGGTACCGGGTGTGCTGAAGAAGGAGATCATCGGCGGTGACGCCATCTACGGGGGCGGCTACCGCTGCTCCTCCGCCTTCAACGTCAAGAAGGGCACGGCCACCTACTTCGTCACGGCCGGGCACTGCACCAACGCGGCGGCCAGTTGGTCGGCCACCTCCGGCGGGCCGGTCGTCGGCGCCCGCGAAGGCACCAGCTTCCCCACCAACGACTACGGCCTCGTCCGCTTCACCGACGGCTCCAGCCCCGGCGGCACCGTGAACAAGTACAACGGCTCCGCCCAGGACATCTCGTCGGCCGCCGACGCCGTGGTCGGGCAGTCGCTCCAGAAGAGCGGGTCCACGACGAAGCTGACGAGCGGCAAGGTCACCGCCGTGAACGTCACCGTGAACTACGGGGACGGACCGGTCTACGGCATGGTCCGTACGACCGCCTGCTCGGCCGGGGGCGACAGCGGCGGCGCGCACTTCGCGGGCGGCGTCGCGCTCGGCATCCACTCGGGCAGCTCCGGCTGCACCGGAACGGCGGGCTCCGCCATCCATCAGCCGGTGAAGGAGGCGCTGTCGGTGTACGGGGTGAGCGTGTACTGA
- a CDS encoding DUF1206 domain-containing protein produces MNATTATGTARRAARSDTVKHAARAGFVARGLIYLLVGLLALNIAFGGGGRSADRGGALAEIAEKPFGKFLLWAMGVALVGMALWRLSEALFGAAGPEGHKAKKRLLSAARFVFYGFVAYSVLAFAAGDSGSGGGSSDQQSRDVTAKAMELPAGQWLVGAGGLVIVGAGVWIGVRAALRKYHKHLKMGQMSQRVRQLVDITGVGGGIARGVVFAVAGGFAVAAAVTYDPDKAKGMDDTIRSFRETPVGPWLLVVLAVGLMLFGVFSFAMARWRKL; encoded by the coding sequence ATGAACGCCACGACAGCGACGGGAACCGCCCGCCGGGCCGCCCGCAGCGACACGGTGAAGCACGCGGCCCGCGCGGGGTTCGTCGCGCGCGGGCTGATCTACCTCCTGGTCGGCCTGCTCGCCCTGAACATCGCCTTCGGCGGCGGGGGCAGGTCCGCCGACCGGGGCGGGGCGCTGGCCGAGATAGCGGAGAAGCCCTTCGGGAAGTTCCTTCTCTGGGCGATGGGCGTCGCCCTGGTCGGCATGGCGCTGTGGCGGCTCTCCGAAGCGCTGTTCGGCGCGGCGGGCCCCGAAGGCCACAAGGCCAAGAAGCGGCTGCTGTCCGCCGCCCGCTTCGTCTTCTACGGCTTCGTCGCGTACTCCGTACTGGCCTTCGCGGCGGGCGACAGCGGCAGCGGCGGCGGCTCCAGCGACCAGCAGTCGCGGGACGTCACGGCGAAGGCGATGGAACTCCCGGCCGGTCAGTGGCTGGTCGGCGCGGGCGGGCTCGTGATCGTCGGCGCGGGCGTCTGGATCGGCGTACGGGCCGCGCTGCGCAAGTACCACAAGCACCTGAAGATGGGCCAAATGTCGCAGCGGGTACGGCAGTTGGTCGACATCACCGGCGTCGGCGGCGGCATCGCGCGCGGCGTGGTCTTCGCGGTGGCGGGTGGCTTCGCGGTCGCGGCAGCCGTGACGTACGACCCGGACAAGGCGAAGGGCATGGACGACACGATCCGCAGCTTCCGGGAGACCCCGGTGGGTCCGTGGCTGCTGGTGGTCCTGGCCGTCGGCCTGATGCTGTTCGGGGTGTTCTCGTTCGCGATGGCCCGCTGGCGCAAGCTATAG